The DNA segment GGTGATAAATTTGACAAACGTGACACCCAATAGTGTTCTCGAGCAAAAGTGAGTAATTGGTTAAGAGTATATTCTTGTAAGAAAATTAGGTGCGTTTAGCATTGTGCTGATGACACACATTTGTGCTTTTAAGTTAATATGTCCAACTAATTAAATTTTTCACTTGAATTTGCGTGCTCCCCATGATGAAAATAGAACTCAATTTGTCGCGGCGGTTTCATGTGATCGGAGCTAAAATTTCATGTGTAGccttaaaattaaatattaaggCTACACAGCAAGGATCAAACGGTCGCGCTCCGCTCCGCTCGAGGATCCCGCGTATAACGCCCACACTGTACATTATCATGTTTCGTCGGGCTAACCGTCGAGGCTAACCGCCGGATAATAGTGACAATTAAGCACACGGTAACGGTAACATCCCACGTCGACAGGGAAAGCGggttttgcattttctttttgccttttcaaaaggaaaacattttGCATACTCTCCCTACCACCCTGCGTTGCCAGCGTCCGTCTGGGTGGAAGTGAGATAGCTAGATCGTTTTACCCTGACCCAATCCAAAGCAGTTCCAGAGCTAAACCAAGGGTTGTGGGGAAAACCGGGGCAGAAGTGGGAGGGTAGAAAATGTAAGGTGGAAGAGTGGCGAATGCGTAGCAATTAGGTggcggtcggtcggtcggtccggATGGTCTAGGTTGAGGGCTTACTAATTAACCTTCAATGTTGCCTTCGGGATGTCACGCTACAAGTGGCGCTTTGGCCGGATGGAGCGTTTTGGTTGGGTTGGAAAAAGTGGAAGGCGGAtgtcgggttttttttcctgcgcAAAAGAAAGGTGTGACCGATGGGTTGGGTGCAAAGTGTGATAAATCTTACCCCTGCTGCTTGACAGGCGTTTACGAGATTTAAAGCAATTAAGTTAGGAGCGATAAGCGAGGTGGTCGTATGGAAATCTGTCTTTCGGCAAAGgttgaaatgatttatttgtaTAGATTTAgtcgttttgcttttaatcACTATACAATTTTCAAAAGAATCTTTGACCATTTTTAAATGatcaacaaaatgaaaaccaaTCCTCACAAAATGCTAACGGCTcaatcttttcttttccttctcgtCCCGATCGCTAGATTGCTGGTGGAAAAGGCAAGCATTTAACCCGCAGTCACGCGATGCGTGAGTCAACCTCGCCGCCCCGAACACCGACGCCGCGATCACCATCCGATacgcacaccagcagcagcagcagcagcaatccaatcagcggtggcggcggcggcggcggcagtacGGGTGGTACGATCAACACGACCACTGTCAGCCctaccaccacaaccaccaacgCAGTTGCgaccagtagcagcagtaccagcggcaacaacaacaacaacaacattggCACCctctgcaatggtccccagaGTCAGCCCGAGCGAGGAAACGGCGCTTCAGCATCGGCATCCACCATGATGAGCGACACCGATTCGCTCGCCAAACACAACAGCTCCGGACCgggtggaggtggtggaggagtaggaggtggaggaggcaGCAGTGGCAACGGTTCGCCGAACATTGTCCTGTTTACCGGTGGGGAGGAGCAGCGCAGCACCAGTGGCAAAAGTCAGCTGGACCTAGACTTCCCGAAGCTGACACCGCCGAAGACGTCCTTTAACCCGAACGCCGGCAGCAACGGTAGCAATCAGCATCACCCGAAAAGCAATGGCAGCGTGAAAAACAATGGCGGCGGCAAAGCGAACGGTGCCGCTGCGGTGTGCGAGACGGACAAATCGACGGCAACTAGCACCGGCACTACGAAGCAGCAGTCTGCGGCGCCGACTGTCGTCAGCACGGTAGGTTCACCGACGCAGCCCGGTGGCAGTAGCATAGACACACCGGACGGTGGGGGAGCGGGCCGTGGCGGAGGTATGCCGGTGGGTCCGACCAATCCGTCCAACCACAACCATCTCGTGTCTGGCGAGCAGGCGATGGGCGGCGAACCGACGACGGCGTCCTCGGACAGGCAGCAACACTCGCCGGCAACGTCAccggcaaacagcagcagcaactatTGTGATAGCGATGGCCGCCACGGTCCgtaccagcaccagcagcagcgggaggtgaacttcagcagcagccaggACGGTGCCGCCACCGACGGTCCGATCAATATACAGTTTTCGCACGAAACGGAAACGCGCTACATACAGTGCGACAGTCCGACCGATGGCCTTATGCGAAGTGGCGGTGTGGTGGCGGGCACTGGCCCAACGGCGACGCCGCCGAGCGGTGGCAAGAAACGCAGCGGCGCCTCCGGCAAGGGTGGCAATAAGGCGGCCCGGCTGAAGAACCTAAGCGGTGGCTCCTCGTCCAGCGTcgatggcggtggcggtggcctcggcggcggcggcggcatggCCTCGTTCATGTCGCGCGACAGCCTGTGCGACCCGTTCACCGACCAGAGCGGCGTGAATTTGCTGCAGTTCTTCAAGGAAACGCTGAACAAAAACTTCAAGGATCGCAACATGCTGATGAAGATCGAGAAGGAGCTGCTGTCGCTCGCGATGGACCGGAGCCGCAGCCAGATGAAGTTTCCGCCCATGTCTTCCTACAACCGGATGCTGATCCACCGGGTCGCGGCGTACTTCGGCATGGAGCACAACGTGGACGCGACGCAGCAGTGCGTGATTGCGGAGGTGACGCCGGCCACCCGCATCCCGGACATACGGTTCAAGAATCTCATCTCGGACAGCTTCTCGGAGGAGCCGCGCAAGTCGATCCTGAAGCGGGACACGCACAGCTTCGACGAGTACCACCGGtttggcggtggcggcggggGAGATGGAGGAGGAGGCGGCGGAGGAGGCGGGGGTGGCAGGGGTGGTGGTAGCGGGTTGCTGCACTGTCCCGACCGGGGCATGCTCGACCGGAAGGCGAAAAGCTTCGAGGAGCGGGACGAAGAGTACGACAAGTCGAAGCGGAGGCTGTTCAAAAACCGTGAGGTAAGACCGTCGGGTGAGGGTGCGGGCAGACTGTTCCCTTTCCCTTTATTGTGCTGCTGTACGTGTGTCcctgtgtgaatgtgtgagcgtttgtgtgtgtgcttaggATAAGGCGCTGTGTGTGTAATCAATGTACGGTGTATTGTagtttcgtttcctttttttccattctctctctcttctctcttctttcttgtttctttttctatgGTTCCCGTGGTTTATGCTTCCAAATCAACCCTCCTCCCCATCCCATCATCCCCATCCGCATTCCAATTTCCCCGTTTTCTGTTCACAACCTCCCATTGCCGTGCTCTATTGGGTGGAGGACTTTCAGCATGATTCCGAGTCCGATCAGTGGCAGTGGATATCGACcgatggtgttggtgttgctggtggtggcggcggcggcccgaCGCTGATTGACGTCCATGCTGTCCGGCACCAGCAGAAACTGCAGAACAAtcgcttgctgaaagtacaATCCGTGGTACGGGATGCCGACGGGTGTGTGCTGGTAGACGGCTTGCACAGGCCGCATACTCTACCGCATCACCTTGCGCGCTCAGTCGAGCTGAACGTGTAGCTtgccgctgttgctgttggtgcaATCCGTGTTAACAATTTCACTCcctttttcctccccccctcctGCTTTTAGTCAATTGAGGGACGATCGGACGAGCGGCCTTGCGTTTCGAAATCGCACAGCTTCGGTGGTTATGGCGGATCGTCGCAGAATGCATCGCTGCTGCGGGGCGATTCGATAACGTCGACCAAAAGTGCCGGTGCCCGGCTGTTCACGAAGCAGGACTCTAACGCCAGCACCAACACGCCCTGGAGGCTGTCGCCGTCGAGCAGTGGGTGAGTGTTTGTGTCGATGGATGGAGATTCGGCAGAGGAGGGGGTGTTCTGTGGAAGGTACTAACCGGAAATCTGCCTAAGGATGAAACGATGTGATGTGTGGTCGGTCGCAGGATTCAATCTTGAAGAATCAGTGGCTTTAAAGCTATTGAAAGGCGTAATTAACATTAAAATCTCAGTTGGGGCACCTAGTGATTAGTGATTAGAGTGATTTTACTCAGAGTTGATGAGTTGGAATGGTGAGTTAACATTGCTGGTGGATTCACTCTTCAAGAGTTCAATCTCCGTGCCGACTAACAACTCACTTACTGCGCTTAAAATCATTCGTGagcatagcaacttattgaAGAGTTAAATCAGCATGTATGTTTTAAATCTTTCAGTTGGCTAGCTTTTTTGagctttgatgatttttttttgtattgaataGGAGGCACACGCCTGCAGTGCGGAAAAATATCGCTGTcaatatcataaaaaattgaatgaaacaaattcCATACCACTTACTCTGTTgagataatcagaggtgatactcaaaacgattggtgtgatcaatgcatgctttgtgacatttttgcgaccaacgcttggtcaatcactatgtcatgactttttattgtgatcagttctgcaaaatgtcattgtcatagtcatgacatagtgcagctgaaacaacaacaaaatgtcagcgtcacgagatGATACTGtaatgatcagaggtgagactcatcagaggtgagactcaggTGGtgttgcgaccatcacatgcttggtgacattgtgtgcaacaatctcagtcacttggtctcgacattttcagtcggtgatccACACGATCCTCAagtatatttcaataatgttcgtgattatcaccgacagaaaatgtcatgaccaagtgagtgaccaagagtgGGGTGCCtaacaaaatgtcatcaagcatgtgattggtctaccaactgtttgagtctcacctttgatcatctcagttgtgtacgtgagctgatttgagcttcgtttcagtcatgagtgttggtgactgaaacagtgtcatttggcagcactgcgACTCTCGGCAGCACTGCGACAGAACAACATCACGGTGCgagagtaaataaaaaaaaacatctttttagTATGGCTAGCCActgcaaatatttaaaacattcatgCTATTTAAACTCTCCAATGAGTTAATAAACTCACGAATGAGTAAAATTGCAGTGAGTGAGCTGCTAGTCGGCACGGAGAGTTAAATTACAAATTAGGTGAAACAAATCATTCTGGTGAGTTAGTTCACTCATTCGCTCCAAATATTGAACTCATTCACTCGGTCTGAGTCATTCGGCCCATCAACGCACTCACACATTCGTTCCATCCCGAAGCGTCCGGTAGAGGCTTCCCGATCGACCGATGAGTAACGATTGCCTTCAAACGCAGGTCGTACCTTACTTCCAGTTACAAAACGCAATCGATCCGCTCGGACTCGGTAACACCGTCCCCGACCGGCTACGGCAGCGGCGACCACACACCGGAACCGTGCGTACCATCCCCGTCGGCCACGTGCGGCGTGATGTGGGCCGTAACCGATATGGCAAGCGTGCCCAAGGGCAGCGTACTGATTGATCCGCAAACGTTCCAGCCAATCGTAAACCAGGACGGGTAAGAGATGGCCACCTTGCGCCATGGCATGACATTGAGTTTAACGTTCATCCTTTATTGTGTTTCGTCATCCTATCCAGCTCGCTGTACCATTTCGATCCCTCCAATCTGCCTCCGACGGCGACGGGTGGTGGTCCCTGGCCAGCTGCGGGCGGCGGCAAAGTGTCGAAGCGAAAGTTTGAGAAGCAGAAATCATTCAACAGTAAGAACAatctcaacagcagcagctcgcttGAAAGCTCGATCGACGGGCCGGTGCTCGGTAAGTCGGTCGACTGCGGGCTGCAGACGGCGATCCCTGCCGACAATGGGTCGGGGGCCGTCACGACCATTATGACGATGACGGCGTCACCACCGACCACCATCGCGGAGGAGGTGGTCAACGAGCTCGGTTGCTACGATGCGGTTGGTGGTGGCACCGGTGGCGGCGGCCTAAAGTTGCTGAGCGTTAAGGATAATCCCGATATGGATGGTGCGTGTTGCTTTCTTGTGCTGTCCTGCCCGGAGCTCGTTTTAAATGTGTTcttttttggtcgtttgcAGAAAATTCAAGCCTCTGCGAAGAGATCTCACAAACCACAAACGAGCTTGGCGCGCTGAAGTTGCAGAAACATCAAGCCACCAGTCCCATGCTGCAGGCCAGCGAACTGCAGCCAATCGATATGAACGAAGTGCGTGCAGGTTGGAGCTGAAAATACAAAGATTTTTCACTAACATGTTCCTTTCTCCACTCGCCAGATTCAGTACGGTACTAACCCGAGTGACAGTGGAAGCCTGGTGCATACTGCCAACACTACAACGCTGCTGGACGAGGACCGATCGCTGATCGACGAGGTGGCGGAAACGACCGGCGACGAACCGGATGATCTCGGCGACACGCTGGACGCGCTCGGTAAAACCGACCCGACcggccacaacaacaacaacaataatccGGCTCTGGGTGCTGCTGTACAATTGTTGCACGTACACGATCCTGTCAGTAGTAGCAGCACGCTAGACGCCgccgacgatgacgatgacgaggacgacgacgaggatcGCAGCGAAACGCCAACCGACGGTGGGCAGGAGGAGGTGGACAAGAAGAACGACATGGTGAAGGTGGCGAACGTGGTCCAAACGGTGGTGCCGCTAACGAGCTACGCCAGTGCCAGCGCTACACCGAACGGCGGTGGGAGTGCGGGTGTCAGTGCGTACACCGTCACGTAcgacggtggtggtagtggccaTCCGGGTACTACCGTGTATGCGACCGGCACACCGGGCCTGTCAACGACGACATATCAGACTGCGGTAGGTAGTAGTGAGGATTAAGTTGCACGAGAGTCACTGCTAAACACGCGCTTTTATGTTGTTGCTTCTATTCAGCCGGACGGTGCCATCTACGCGGTACCATCGTCGCTGGTCTACACATATCCCACGGCAATGGATCCGGCCGAAATGTCCGGCGGGTACTTTGTGCCGGTGTACgatccgcagcagcagcagcgcgaaGCAAGCCTCTGTTCGACGCCGGGCGCGTCGATCTATTCGGCCCCGGCCGGTGCCGCCTCGACCGTGCTGCATCCGATCGCGTACACGCAGAGTGCGGCAGCGGCCGCAGCGTACACCGGTGCGCCACTGTACCAGAACCCGGTCATGTACTCGTCCGACCAGTTCCCGGCGGCCCAGGCCGCGGCAGCGGCCGCAGCAGCCGGCCAGCTTTCGCAGTATCCCATTAGCTATCCGATCGGTATAGGATACCCGTTCAATGGTAAGGCAGGGCAGGAAGTtggtttttgttattcatcgctTCATCAACAACACAGTTTActacactagtgatgggaaaaatgaagttttcgtcggaatcgattccggatagtaggtctggaatcagtttccggaaatgattccggaatcggcccCGGAATctgcttcggaatcggctccagaatcggctctggaatcggaattggctccggaatcagctccagAATCTGCTCCAGAATCTGCTctgaaatcggaatcggctcctgAATCAGACTCGGTTCTGAAATCGGAATTGACTTCGAAATCAGAATCAGCTTCGAAACTGTAGTCAGTTTCGCCATCTCCATAGAAATAGaagtttgggtccaatgatgttACGTATTGATAGTCGCAAAGtatccaaatttacttgtaaacgatccattctcatgaaGATTTCCGGATTGATTTCGCtcctgaaacttcttatttaaattcaattaaaccgGTTCTctttccggagctaattccaaaTCTGgggtcaattctgattccgtttctggagcaaattgcgattcctaggtcgaaatcgattccggagccgattctgatttcagaacagattttgattccggagccgattccgattccagaatcgattctggattcggattcgactccggaattggctccgggatctactccggaatcgactcagAAATCGGCACCAGAGTCTacttcggaatcggttccggaatcgttttccgaatcggctccgaaattggaatcgattccatcaaCGGAATCGGCTCTAAAATTGATTACGAACACGGAACTtacccgattccgagctcctaCCACTATACAACTAAACAACTAACATTGACTTCCTTtgttccttcttctcctcctccccgCAGGTGCTACGTACCAAAACTACTGGAATCAGCCAATCACTTACTACGTTCCTCAGACGCCCGTCCCGTCGACGGTTGGTGGTGCGTCCATACTCATGCCGCCGCCGATGCCGCAAACGCCCGGCACCGGGGGCATCATCACGACCACGGCCACCGTACCGACGAACACGCCCGGCCCGTCCGGGGCACCGATGGCGGGCAAGCGCAACACGACACCGCCCCAGAACGGTGGGCACGGCCAGTCGCAGGGCGGCGCCACGCACAGTGCCTCGGTAACGCCCGTGCCGATCTCACCGTTCGCCACGAATATTCCCGTACCACTGCCCGACACCacgtcggcggcggcgaccGGAGCCCCGATGTACGCCGCCTTCCCGCAGCCCCTGTACCCGAACATGCTTCCATTCGCCAGCCCGATGGCGACCCATCCCCATCCGGCTGCGGCCCCCGCCGGCACACTGGTACCCACTGCCGCATCATTCCATCCGCACCCGGTACCGACCGGTGCACCGCAGCACCATCCCAGCGCTCACCATCCGGCGGCCGCCGCTTCCGGCCCGCACGCCGACTCGTCCGCCAGCAGCGGAGGGCAGCACCATCCAGCAGCAcactaccaccatcatcaccagcagcagcagcaggggcaGCAGGGAGGCAGTGGCCACTATTCCAGCACGAACGGACCGTCGAATGGAGGCGGTGGCggcaacagcagtagcagtagcagcagtagcaacagcagtcACAGCGGTGGcaaccacagcaacaacagtgcCACAAACGCACCCACACCCCAGTCGACGCCGAGCACACCGCTCTCGCTGCCCCTGTCGATGCCGCCCCATCACGGCGGTGTGCCGGCCGGTGCAACGCCCAAAGGTATGCCGCTCTTTCCAACGCCCCCGATCATGCCGAATGTAGCGGGCGGCGGAGGATACGCGGGGCATCACCATTACGCGTCGTCGGACGACCGGAAGCCGGGCAACGGGGGAGGCTACAAGCCGAGAGGccaggcggcggcggcggcggcggccggttCCAACGGGGGGCCAACCGGTGGCAGCTACTTCAACTACAACGCATCGTCCAACGGACGGCAGATGACACCGAACAGCACGGGCGGCGGAGGCAACTATCAGCCGCAGGGAGGCATGAAGGGTGGCTACGCACAGAACAATACAGGGAACAATAACCAGAACCAGAACGGGCCGCTAATCCTGGGGCCGCCGCCGTCGGGCAAACTGAACCGCCACGATGGCTCGGGCCAGCCGAACGCCGTGCCACCGGCGAACGGCAACTcctcgaacaacaacaaaccgcCGCTGATACCGACGCTACCGAGCATGGTGGTGCCGGGGGCGACCGCACCGAACGCCGCCGGTCTGGCGGGCGATAAAGCACGCCTCAATCGCTCCTCGAAACCGCCCAACCTGGACCTGAAGCGGAgctacaacagcaacagctacGGTGGGGTGAACAGCCGCAACACGCCCAGCACGAACTCGAACGAGAGCAACGGCTCACCGAACAGTATTACGTCTTCTTCCGTGCACGAGCACGGTGCGGCCCAGTCGCACCATCCGATGGTGCCGCACCACGCGCACCATCACGCCGGCGGACACGGCGGAGCCGGCAACCATCCGACGACACCGACGTCTCACCATCACGCGGGCAGCCATCCGGTGGTGTCGGCGGGCGGCGGGCAGCAGCAACCTGCCCAGCAGCACGGTGgactgcaccaccaccatcatccggGACATCCGGCGGGGCCGCACGGGCAGCATCATCCGCatcacggtggtggtggcggccaGTCGATGGCACACGGTGTGCCGCAACAAGCGCAGCACGGTGGTCCGGGCGGTGGAGGGGGCGCAACACACTATTACCACGCGGGTGGAGGACAGTCGATGGCAcaggctggtggtggtgggcagGTGGGCCACTCTGGCCAATCGTCCTACTACGCGAGCAACGGTCCGTCGCACCGAGGTGGCAGCGTGGGAAGCAACGGGGGCGGTAATGGAGCGGCCGGTTCTGGGTCGGGCGGAAATGGAGGTGGCCACGGAGCGGGACATCCGCACGCGATGCCGGCCGCCGCCGTAATGCACAACTCAGCGgttgcggcggcggcggcggctgcagcCGCTGTCGAACCGTACCATCAGCAGCTGATCCCGATCAATGCGGCGACCGGAATGTCGTACGTCAAAATCGGACAGGCGTATTATGTAAGTGAGATggaaggggaggaggagaagggggAAGGGTAAATAGTTCTTGTGGGGCTTCCGGTACTAATGAAACGCTTTTCTTCCAACCATTTAGCCATCGCTAACATTGCCACAAAGCCGCCGATCGCCTCCTAATGAAATACGTCCAATTGCCGGGGTCTATCCGACGATGAATATGGTGATGCCGGGTAAGTAGAGCCACTAATGCATGACatccagtgctgcaaaatgtcataaGTGTCACGAGATAATCACCAACGAAAAGAAtaaacatatccgtggtagcttgatgctcattgctgatactcaatgaaagtgcgtcattACATGCCGAACACGACatgcgagtgcttgagtcaaCCGCGAAACTCTGACTcacaagctgagcttaatgtCGTCACAAGCACAATCATGACTTTTTCTGGTTgtcaaatgccactgtttcggtcaccaacactcatgactgaaacaaaGCTCAAATCAACttacgtacacaactgagatgatcggAGGTGAGGCTAACTGTTTGAGTCAATGGACATGCTGAATGACATTTTGTTTCGCACTCAACTCTTGATCACTCACATGGACACggcattttctgtcggtgataatcacgaaCGTttttggaatatacttggcgtgcGGTCGTcccaagcagcaaaatgagcatgttttctcgctctgtctggtTTGATggtctgtcgggtcaaacagagcaagaaacgattttgtttcttggaaccagtTGCACGCACCTTATATCTTCCATGACTATGGTGAGGATcgccgacagaaaatgtcgcgaccaagtgactgagttggttgcacacaatgtcaccaagcatgtgatggtcgcaacaactgtttgagtctcacctccgATCATCACAGTATCatctcgtgacgctgacattttgttgttgtttcagccggactatgtcatgactatgCCAGTGACATTTTTAAGAACttatcacagtaaaaaaaagtcatgacgtAGTGATTGACCAAGCGTTGGTCGCAAAATGTCACAAAGCATGCATtgatcacaccaatcgttttgagtatcacctctgattatcacaattgagtacgtgacatggattttgtttcagtcagatttttgtatgacattgacagtgacattatGCAGTACTGATGACATCTGTTGCTTGAGTAACGTTTACACCGTCCCTCTTCTTTTTAGCATCTCGACAATTCACACCACGaccacagcacagcagcagctacagcaatGCCAAGGTGAATAAATCGCTTCGATAAGAGGAAggaaaagaacaaacacacacacacacgcaatgcatCGGGAAGCAGAAATTGGTGCGTATTCATATACATTACTATAAATCCGACACGTCGTAG comes from the Anopheles coluzzii chromosome 2, AcolN3, whole genome shotgun sequence genome and includes:
- the LOC120953553 gene encoding protein encore isoform X3 gives rise to the protein MSTVAVAAQQHTTESRTHSLANLAEQQQQQQQQQSTIGSAFSAENGHSPAMPCAPCPSSQAAGVRSAVSPESSVPSGCDGGGGADTGSNSNSSSSSSSSSGNAMANGQTDTSAPSGGGGGADGQQQQQMQQQQGDSSQQQQDQPPISGPRPASGGRQQRIAGGKGKHLTRSHAMRESTSPPRTPTPRSPSDTHTSSSSSSNPISGGGGGGGSTGGTINTTTVSPTTTTTNAVATSSSSTSGNNNNNNIGTLCNGPQSQPERGNGASASASTMMSDTDSLAKHNSSGPGGGGGGVGGGGGSSGNGSPNIVLFTGGEEQRSTSGKSQLDLDFPKLTPPKTSFNPNAGSNGSNQHHPKSNGSVKNNGGGKANGAAAVCETDKSTATSTGTTKQQSAAPTVVSTVGSPTQPGGSSIDTPDGGGAGRGGGMPVGPTNPSNHNHLVSGEQAMGGEPTTASSDRQQHSPATSPANSSSNYCDSDGRHGPYQHQQQREVNFSSSQDGAATDGPINIQFSHETETRYIQCDSPTDGLMRSGGVVAGTGPTATPPSGGKKRSGASGKGGNKAARLKNLSGGSSSSVDGGGGGLGGGGGMASFMSRDSLCDPFTDQSGVNLLQFFKETLNKNFKDRNMLMKIEKELLSLAMDRSRSQMKFPPMSSYNRMLIHRVAAYFGMEHNVDATQQCVIAEVTPATRIPDIRFKNLISDSFSEEPRKSILKRDTHSFDEYHRFGGGGGGDGGGGGGGGGGGRGGGSGLLHCPDRGMLDRKAKSFEERDEEYDKSKRRLFKNREDFQHDSESDQWQWISTDGVGVAGGGGGGPTLIDVHAVRHQQKLQNNRLLKVQSVSIEGRSDERPCVSKSHSFGGYGGSSQNASLLRGDSITSTKSAGARLFTKQDSNASTNTPWRLSPSSSGYKTQSIRSDSVTPSPTGYGSGDHTPEPCVPSPSATCGVMWAVTDMASVPKGSVLIDPQTFQPIVNQDGSLYHFDPSNLPPTATGGGPWPAAGGGKVSKRKFEKQKSFNSKNNLNSSSSLESSIDGPVLGKSVDCGLQTAIPADNGSGAVTTIMTMTASPPTTIAEEVVNELGCYDAVGGGTGGGGLKLLSVKDNPDMDENSSLCEEISQTTNELGALKLQKHQATSPMLQASELQPIDMNEIQYGTNPSDSGSLVHTANTTTLLDEDRSLIDEVAETTGDEPDDLGDTLDALGKTDPTGHNNNNNNPALGAAVQLLHVHDPVSSSSTLDAADDDDDEDDDEDRSETPTDGGQEEVDKKNDMVKVANVVQTVVPLTSYASASATPNGGGSAGVSAYTVTYDGGGSGHPGTTVYATGTPGLSTTTYQTAPDGAIYAVPSSLVYTYPTAMDPAEMSGGYFVPVYDPQQQQREASLCSTPGASIYSAPAGAASTVLHPIAYTQSAAAAAAYTGAPLYQNPVMYSSDQFPAAQAAAAAAAAGQLSQYPISYPIGIGYPFNGATYQNYWNQPITYYVPQTPVPSTVGGASILMPPPMPQTPGTGGIITTTATVPTNTPGPSGAPMAGKRNTTPPQNGGHGQSQGGATHSASVTPVPISPFATNIPVPLPDTTSAAATGAPMYAAFPQPLYPNMLPFASPMATHPHPAAAPAGTLVPTAASFHPHPVPTGAPQHHPSAHHPAAAASGPHADSSASSGGQHHPAAHYHHHHQQQQQGQQGGSGHYSSTNGPSNGGGGGNSSSSSSSSNSSHSGGNHSNNSATNAPTPQSTPSTPLSLPLSMPPHHGGVPAGATPKGMPLFPTPPIMPNVAGGGGYAGHHHYASSDDRKPGNGGGYKPRGQAAAAAAAGSNGGPTGGSYFNYNASSNGRQMTPNSTGGGGNYQPQGGMKGGYAQNNTGNNNQNQNGPLILGPPPSGKLNRHDGSGQPNAVPPANGNSSNNNKPPLIPTLPSMVVPGATAPNAAGLAGDKARLNRSSKPPNLDLKRSYNSNSYGGVNSRNTPSTNSNESNGSPNSITSSSVHEHGAAQSHHPMVPHHAHHHAGGHGGAGNHPTTPTSHHHAGSHPVVSAGGGQQQPAQQHGGLHHHHHPGHPAGPHGQHHPHHGGGGGQSMAHGVPQQAQHGGPGGGGGATHYYHAGGGQSMAQAGGGGQVGHSGQSSYYASNGPSHRGGSVGSNGGGNGAAGSGSGGNGGGHGAGHPHAMPAAAVMHNSAVAAAAAAAAAVEPYHQQLIPINAATGMSYVKIGQAYYPSLTLPQSRRSPPNEIRPIAGVYPTMNMVMPASRQFTPRPQHSSSYSNAKVNKSLR